Genomic segment of Mucilaginibacter sabulilitoris:
CTTTTTGTAAATGCAACCAACATGCCCGTAATTGTTTTAACAACAGCATTAGTCGTAGCATTAAGCACTACAACCCCATTTGATTGCGATAATACAAATACATAGTTACCTGCCTTTATCATGTCGCCAACCTGGCCGGTAACACCGCTAAGCTTAGTACCCAGTGCCAGTGTGCTTAAATTAATAGGATAAACACCTGAACCGGTACTTAAGAGCCCCTTTGCAGAATCGATACCTACAAAGGCCCTGAAATCATTACCGCTTTTGGCGGCAATGCGGGATATTTCTTTTAAGGTATGCGGATTGGCAACAACTAAAGGCCCGCCTACTTTGCTTACCAGGTACAACCTGTCGTTAAAAATTGTGCCGTATTGCAAGGTGCTTGTTGCTGGGTTAAGGTTTTTACCCGGGTTTTCTTTTGTAAAAAGACTATCAGATATAGTTCCGGTTCCATAATCATAAAAGCTTACTGTTCCGGTTCCGTGCCCGTACCAGCCTTCGTTTATCAGAAAAAAGCCATTGTCGTATTTTCCGGCAGCTTGTGTGGCAAGTGTTTTGGATGTACCCGAGGTTTCGGCAGGAACGGGAGTGTTGGCATCTTTGCTGCAGGAACTTATGATACCCATTAATAATACGGGCAAAACGTACGGTAGCTTTTTCAAGGTAGTTGTTAAATTTTTCATGCTGTTTTTAAGTGTTATTTATTGTTCAGATTTATTATTCATTTTAGTTTACCATACTCAGATCGGCTATGCCAAATACTTCGGTGGATTGCTCGCCGAGCCAGCCCATATCATATAGTATCCCGGTTTGTATCTTGATAAAATCAATGCCTTTGAGTTTTACCCTTTTGCCATCTTTATCAATAGCGTTGGAGATGTCAACCTTATCACCATCAAGGGTATTATCGGCATAACCATAGTCAAAAGCACGGCTGGTGATGTACTCCGGGTTGCTGTCGTCAACATTAGACGATGGTAGTTGAGTGCCGGTAAGGGTATATTGATTTGCGGTGATCCATTGCGGCCAGTATGGTTGCGTATTAAAAATATTCTTTTTTACAAATCCGGTATTTCCCTGGTTATCACTCCAGGCGATATCATCAGCATCTGAAGCTGGTTTGGTGTAGGTTACGGCGTAATTACGTATGTAACCCTCTTTACCATACTGACTGCCTTTTAATTCATACCAGGTATCATCGGGCTTGCCATTACCGTTTTCATCGGCCATTACCCAGATTACTCCCGGCTCCGCAAACATGTTAAAGGCATTACCATACACAATTATATCTTCCTTGTTGGATACGTTTAAAACCGTATGGTCAAACCCATATACCACGTAACCGCCGCATGCGCCCAGCGTTAACAGGTTGTCCTTGTTTTTTAAAATGAGCTTGGCCTCGTCAATGGTTCCAAAGCCGGTGTTAATAAACTGCCCCGGAGCAGGCATATATTCAAAAAACGAGGTAATATAAAGGTTACTGCCGGCTGTTGCAGACCGTATTGGCGCTTTGATATAGGGCATTCCGATGTATATAGTATCACGGCGGATAATGATACTGTCGCGCCTTACAATAACAATGGTGGTATCATTTTTTATAATGGTATCGCGCCGGATAAGGGTATCCCGTTTAACAAGGGTATCTACCCGGAGCTTTTCAACTTCGACAACTTCTTTTTTGC
This window contains:
- a CDS encoding DUF5074 domain-containing protein — encoded protein: MKNLTTTLKKLPYVLPVLLMGIISSCSKDANTPVPAETSGTSKTLATQAAGKYDNGFFLINEGWYGHGTGTVSFYDYGTGTISDSLFTKENPGKNLNPATSTLQYGTIFNDRLYLVSKVGGPLVVANPHTLKEISRIAAKSGNDFRAFVGIDSAKGLLSTGSGVYPINLSTLALGTKLSGVTGQVGDMIKAGNYVFVLSQSNGVVVLNATTNAVVKTITGMLVAFTKSKDGAVWAAGGTQLVRIDPATLAVQTVTVPFQIYGSWAAWHPGSITASTTENAIFIARNGTFSGGTQIYKYTAANSASFTTPFITIPTGRELYGSGIGYSVGRDQLIVSTVHSGFTTNYSFNDLVIYNAATGAQIKDIAYNGYYFPSIAVFH
- a CDS encoding cell surface protein — protein: MKHLNLNRSMLIPLIVLLGFALMQSCKKEVVEVEKLRVDTLVKRDTLIRRDTIIKNDTTIVIVRRDSIIIRRDTIYIGMPYIKAPIRSATAGSNLYITSFFEYMPAPGQFINTGFGTIDEAKLILKNKDNLLTLGACGGYVVYGFDHTVLNVSNKEDIIVYGNAFNMFAEPGVIWVMADENGNGKPDDTWYELKGSQYGKEGYIRNYAVTYTKPASDADDIAWSDNQGNTGFVKKNIFNTQPYWPQWITANQYTLTGTQLPSSNVDDSNPEYITSRAFDYGYADNTLDGDKVDISNAIDKDGKRVKLKGIDFIKIQTGILYDMGWLGEQSTEVFGIADLSMVN